Genomic segment of Paenibacillus sp. FSL R5-0912:
TGTTTTTCCACTTGTTTCCGGTTATTTACTAGAAGTCGGCGAATTACGATACGTTTTTCTACTCGTTTACTTGCAGGGCAGGGTTGGTGGCTCAGCTCTACTCCCTGCTCCACCAGCTACACCCGCACCACTAGCTCTCCGCGCTATCCGCAGCACCCAGCCAGCCCCGGAATTTCTCCCGGATGCCGGCTGTGAGGCTGTCCAGCCGGGCTAGCTCGTCTAGTCCGGTCTTATCCTTGCGCCCGTGCTCCATTGAGTACAGCACCTGCTTCACAGGGAAACTCCCCGCTCCGCTCTCCCGCTTAATAATCCGGTCACCGGATGCAATCCTGCCTTCACGCAGCACGCGGAAATAGAACCCGCTGTAACCGGTGGACAGCACCCGAGCAGGCATATCCGCCGGTCCATGCTTCTGCGAGAGCTTGAAGCAGGGGAAACGCGGCTGGCTTACCTGCAGCAGTGCCGTACCAATCTCAAAGACATCCCCGATGCATACCTCGGTCTCTAGAAGTCCGCTCACTGTGATATTCTCACCGAATGCGGAGTAGTCCAGCTTCCGGCCAAGCAGCTCTTCCCAGTAGGCATAATGCTCAACCGGATAGACGCAGACAGCCTTGTCGGGGCCCCCGTGGTTTACCAGATCCGCTTGCCCGTCCCCGTCGAAGCCTTCCGCATGAAGCTCCAGCGGACCTGTGACCGGCAGCTTGTAGATTCCCGTTTCCAGCGGTTTGCCGCGGTAATCCACGGTCTTCGGCTTGCCTACATTAAGTGAGACGACTTCCATCTTCATTCCTCCTCGTCCAGCATGCAGCTCATGAATACCTCATCTACATATCTTCCGCCCAGATAGAACTCCTCCCGCAGCCGTCCCTCCTCCTCAAATCCGCATTTGCGGTAGAACGAGAGTGCCGGTGTATTGCAGGAGAGCACACGCAAGCGCAGCTTACGGATTCCATTCTCTGCGGCATGGCGCTTGATCTCTGCAATCAGCCGGCTGCCTACACCCAGGCGCTGGAAGCGCGGATGTACGGCAATATTAACCTCGCATACATGGCGGTTGCTCTCCATTCCGCTAGGACAGCCGAAGCCGACATACCCGCATAGCTCCCCGTCCTGCAAGGCTACAAGCTGGGAGCCTGGCGGTGCATGCAGCAGATAATCCTCCCGGGAGCGCCACATCAGCGGACCGGGTGTTGTCTCCTCTGTCCAGATCATATTATCGAGAATGATCAGCTCACGGGCATCCCTGATTTCAGAGGGACGGATAGTGAAAGCCGAATCCCTGTTTAGTTGTTGCATAACCTTTACACCCCTTGCCTTGCTAAGCAGATAATAAAAGGATTAGTTACAGCGCAGCCGTTTATGCAGTATTGCTCCGGGTCTTCACAGTCCCGCGGTTAACGTAGGCATGGACCGCGAAGAATCCCACGGACAGAACCGCCATCCCGCAGGCCAGCCAGCCTGTCGGCGCAAGGCCCCCTCTGTCGAATTGAATCCCCATCAGATACGGGCCGATAACCCGGCCGACCGCGCCGATACCGCCGCTAAGCCCGAGATAGAAGGGCGCACTGCGCTGGGCATGCTCCGAG
This window contains:
- a CDS encoding MOSC domain-containing protein → MKMEVVSLNVGKPKTVDYRGKPLETGIYKLPVTGPLELHAEGFDGDGQADLVNHGGPDKAVCVYPVEHYAYWEELLGRKLDYSAFGENITVSGLLETEVCIGDVFEIGTALLQVSQPRFPCFKLSQKHGPADMPARVLSTGYSGFYFRVLREGRIASGDRIIKRESGAGSFPVKQVLYSMEHGRKDKTGLDELARLDSLTAGIREKFRGWLGAADSAES
- a CDS encoding GNAT family N-acetyltransferase; this translates as MQQLNRDSAFTIRPSEIRDARELIILDNMIWTEETTPGPLMWRSREDYLLHAPPGSQLVALQDGELCGYVGFGCPSGMESNRHVCEVNIAVHPRFQRLGVGSRLIAEIKRHAAENGIRKLRLRVLSCNTPALSFYRKCGFEEEGRLREEFYLGGRYVDEVFMSCMLDEEE